The following are encoded together in the Citrus sinensis cultivar Valencia sweet orange chromosome 1, DVS_A1.0, whole genome shotgun sequence genome:
- the LOC127903678 gene encoding uncharacterized protein LOC127903678, translated as MSKALWDEFEPAFINAVKAYGHEEFKRQLEGLWIIHSGAADYLENNVGTCNWVRSQFEGRRYSILTTNIAESANSLMREPQKFSVTHLVDHFRKTLQQWFYDKKIVAESMTTWLTTWANEIVTERRTIAERMIVRPVSLHRFQVIGGGLKEGLVDLQKKTCSCKVFQLYQLVCAHAIAACLTHRVDFINLYSDFYTTELLAMAYA; from the coding sequence ATGTCCAAAGCTCTTTGGGATGAATTTGAGCCTGCCTTTATTAATGCAGTAAAAGCATATGGCCACGAGGAATTTAAGAGACAACTTGAAGGGTTGTGGATTATCCACTCGGGTGCAGCTGATTACCTAGAAAATAATGTCGGTACGTGTAATTGGGTAAGGTCTCAGTTTGAAGGTAGGAGGTATAGCATACTTACCACCAACATCGCGGAGAGTGCTAATTCTTTGATGAGGGAACCTCAAAAATTTTCTGttactcatcttgttgatcacttTAGGAAAACATTGCagcaatggttttatgataaaaaaattgtggctgAATCAATGACTACTTGGCTAACAACATGGGCGAATGAAATAGTCACTGAGAGGAGAACTATAGCTGAAAGAATGATAGTTCGGCCGGTGTCTCTGCATCGATTTCAAGTTATAGGTGGTGGGCTTAAGGAAGGTTTGGTTGACttgcaaaaaaaaacttgCTCCTGCAAAGTGTTTCAGCTTTATCAGCTTGTATGTGCTCATGCAATTGCGGCGTGTCTAACACACCGGGTGGATTTTATTAACCTTTACTCGGACTTTTACACTACAGAATTGTTGGCGATGGCTTATGCATAA